In Clostridium sp., one DNA window encodes the following:
- the secY gene encoding preprotein translocase subunit SecY produces the protein MLSTLLNAWKVPELRKRLLFTLFMIIIFRMGNFIPVPGIDTSKLANLTSGGSLIGFYDLISGGAFSRFSIFAMGVIPFINSSIIMQLLTVAIPRLEQLSKEGEEGRKKIQEYTRYASVPLGLIQSFSIYAIIASAGALTETSKLNIFIIMLTVTTASTFLMWLGDKITQHGVGNGVSLIIFINIISGFPSTLAGIFKLQQTQIVNFVEVIGFAAIIVLLFVVVVITNLSERRIPIQYAGKTAGGRMYKGQSTNIPINVNGAAVIGIIFAISVMQFPTTIGQFFPESSFYKFVVASKFSPFKGSGWEYALLYFVLTIFFTWFYTQVTLKPDEMAENMHKSSGFIPGIRPGEPTAVYIEKVLTRVSILGGGFAGIIAIAPIIAETYTNFKGIYFGGTGLLIIVNVAIETIRQLESQLVMRHYQGFLK, from the coding sequence TACCTGTTCCAGGGATAGATACTTCAAAGCTAGCTAATCTGACTAGCGGAGGATCGTTGATTGGTTTTTATGATCTTATATCAGGCGGAGCGTTTAGTAGGTTTAGTATATTTGCAATGGGTGTTATTCCCTTTATCAATTCTTCTATCATAATGCAATTGCTTACAGTAGCAATACCACGTTTAGAGCAATTGTCCAAAGAAGGAGAAGAAGGAAGAAAGAAAATACAGGAGTATACAAGATATGCATCTGTTCCATTAGGATTGATACAGAGTTTTAGCATATATGCTATAATAGCTAGTGCAGGTGCTTTGACAGAGACATCAAAGTTGAACATTTTCATAATAATGCTGACTGTTACAACAGCTTCCACTTTTCTTATGTGGCTTGGAGACAAAATTACTCAACATGGTGTTGGAAATGGAGTTTCTCTTATAATATTTATAAATATTATTTCAGGTTTTCCGTCTACACTTGCTGGCATTTTTAAGTTGCAACAGACTCAAATAGTAAATTTTGTTGAAGTAATAGGATTTGCAGCCATTATAGTGTTACTTTTTGTAGTAGTGGTAATTACTAATCTATCTGAAAGAAGAATTCCTATTCAATATGCAGGTAAAACTGCTGGTGGAAGAATGTATAAAGGACAATCAACTAATATTCCTATTAATGTAAATGGTGCTGCAGTCATTGGAATAATATTTGCCATATCTGTTATGCAATTTCCAACGACTATAGGACAATTTTTCCCTGAATCAAGCTTTTATAAGTTTGTAGTTGCAAGTAAATTTAGTCCTTTTAAGGGAAGTGGCTGGGAATATGCGTTGCTGTATTTTGTATTGACAATCTTTTTTACATGGTTTTATACTCAGGTAACTTTAAAACCGGACGAAATGGCAGAGAATATGCATAAATCTTCTGGATTTATTCCGGGAATAAGACCAGGTGAGCCAACGGCAGTATATATAGAAAAAGTTTTGACACGAGTATCAATTTTAGGTGGAGGATTTGCAGGAATAATAGCAATTGCACCTATAATAGCAGAAACCTATACTAATTTTAAGGGAATATATTTTGGTGGAACCGGGTTGCTTATAATAGTAAATGTTGCAATTGAAACCATCAGGCAGTTGGAATCTCAATTAGTAATGCGTCATTACCAGGGATTTTTAAAGTAA
- a CDS encoding adenylate kinase encodes MKIVLLGPPGAGKGTQAKFISDKFCIPHISTGDIFRKNISEKTPLGVKAKSYLDEGKLVPDEVTIDIVKDRLSMEDCKNGFLLDGFPRTVNQANALDAFLNDNSQSIDRTLLIDVPRELILERMTGRRVCSACGASYHIKFNPTKIDGKCDICGGKVVQRKDDTTATVKDRLDVYEEQTQPLIGYYKNRNKLSTVDGTGEINQVFERVKKSLGAAS; translated from the coding sequence TTGAAAATAGTTTTGTTAGGCCCTCCAGGAGCTGGAAAAGGAACTCAGGCTAAATTTATCAGTGATAAGTTTTGTATACCTCATATATCCACAGGAGATATTTTCAGAAAAAATATCTCAGAAAAAACTCCACTTGGAGTAAAAGCCAAAAGTTATTTGGATGAAGGCAAATTAGTACCGGATGAAGTAACTATAGACATAGTTAAAGATAGATTAAGCATGGAAGATTGCAAGAATGGATTTCTATTGGATGGGTTTCCAAGAACAGTAAATCAGGCAAATGCACTTGATGCTTTTTTAAATGATAATTCACAAAGTATAGACAGGACATTACTTATAGATGTACCTAGAGAGTTGATTCTTGAACGAATGACTGGAAGAAGAGTTTGTTCCGCATGCGGGGCAAGTTATCATATTAAATTCAATCCTACCAAGATTGATGGCAAATGTGATATCTGTGGTGGAAAGGTAGTTCAGAGAAAAGATGATACAACCGCCACTGTGAAAGATAGACTGGATGTATATGAAGAACAGACACAGCCTTTAATAGGTTATTATAAAAATCGAAATAAACTTTCAACAGTAGATGGAACTGGAGAAATAAATCAGGTTTTTGAAAGGGTAAAAAAATCCCTGGGTGCTGCATCTTAA
- the infA gene encoding translation initiation factor IF-1: MSKDDVIEMQGTVLEALPNAMFEVELESGHKILAHISGKLRMNFIRILPGDKVTVELSPYDLTRGRITWRAK; this comes from the coding sequence ATGTCAAAAGATGATGTGATAGAAATGCAGGGTACTGTTTTAGAAGCTTTACCTAATGCAATGTTCGAAGTAGAATTAGAAAGCGGACATAAAATATTAGCACATATATCAGGCAAATTAAGAATGAATTTTATAAGAATACTCCCAGGTGATAAAGTTACAGTAGAACTTTCTCCATACGATTTAACTCGTGGAAGAATAACCTGGAGAGCAAAGTAA
- a CDS encoding KOW domain-containing RNA-binding protein, whose translation MIDIGKCDCYIGRVVSSKAGRDKGKFFIIVGILDEGHVYISDGKLRTIEKPKKKKLKHLNFIDCEFKDMGDLLSRHRQIDNSIIKSFLEPYDKK comes from the coding sequence ATGATAGATATTGGAAAATGCGATTGCTATATTGGAAGAGTAGTTTCATCAAAAGCTGGAAGAGATAAAGGAAAATTTTTTATAATAGTGGGAATTTTAGATGAAGGTCATGTATATATAAGTGATGGCAAGCTTAGAACTATTGAAAAACCAAAGAAAAAGAAACTCAAACATTTAAATTTTATTGACTGTGAATTTAAAGATATGGGAGATCTTCTAAGCAGACATCGACAAATCGATAATTCCATCATAAAGAGTTTTTTAGAGCCTTACGACAAGAAATAA